The nucleotide sequence ATTTGAAGAGATGCTTACCACAAACCTCACCTCAGCCTTTCGGCTAACCAAAGCCGTGCTCCCCTCGATGATGAGAGCTCGTCGAGGGCGACTGATCTTCATCTCCTCCATCGTTGCGCTCACGGGAGGACCCGGGCAGACCAACTACGCCGCGTCAAAGGCTGGCCTCATCGGCTTCGCACGTTCCCTCGTCCGGGAACTCGGTTCCCGCAATATCACCGCGAACGTTATTCTTCCAGGCGCTATCGCTACCAAATTACTCCATGACGCTGGCGACAATCGACGCCAGCAGATCGAGGCGCAAATACCCCTTGGAAGAGTGGGTCAGCCCGACGAAGTCGGAGCGGTTGTACAGTTTCTAGCCTCTGAAGGGGCTAGTTACATCAACGGTGCGTTAATCACCGTTGATGGTGGGTTGGGAATGGGTGTCTAAGACCATTCCCAACATCATTCCTTGTTAGCACTACATTGCGACAGGGACTACCTCATAAGAAAGGAAAATAGCAACATGGATCGACAAGAGGCATTTGGGAAGTTCACAGAGTGCACCGTCAAGGTTCTCGGCGTCAACAAAGACCAGGTCGTGGAGTCGGCGAGCTTCGCCGATGATCTTGATGCCGACTCCCTGGACCTCGTTGAACTCATTATGGCACTCGAGGACGAGTTCTCCGTGACGGTACCGGAATCTGAACTCGAAGGCGTAGATACGGTGGGTAAGGCGTTCGATCTCGTCTATGGGAAGCTCGGATGAGGATCAGTTACGGAGATAATCCTATCTTTGCCACCCACCGTGTAGCGGTGACCGGCCTCGGGGTTGTTTCTGGTCTGGGGCTCGATCTCGCCAGCTATTGGCAGGGGCTGCTTACGCCGCCGCCTCCCGGAATACGGCGAGCCGAAGGTTTTGATCCCACCAAGTGGCTGAGCGCTAAGGAGATTCGACGCCACGACCGTTACAACCAGATGGGCGTTGCCGCGGCGGACATGGCGCTCGCTGACGCTGGCAACCCGACCTATCCAGTCGATCGAGTCGCTGTTTGGATGGGTACCGGTGTTGGCGGCCTCGAAAGTCTTGAGAATCAGGTCATCGTCGGGCATGATCGGGGATACTCACGAGTGTCTCCGTTCCTGGTGCCGTTGATGATGGCCAACTCAAATGCAGCCTCGATATCGATGCGCTTTGGCTTTCAGGGACCATGCGAAACCTCGGTCACCGCATGTGCGGCCTCCAACCATGCGATCGCTAACGCCGCTCACCTGGTTGCCACCGGCCGTGTGGACATGGCGGTAACCGGAGGAGCTGAGGCCGCGATCACAAAGACCGCCGCGGCTGGCTTTGTCAATATGACTGCGACCTCCAAAGTCGACATATCTCGGCCCTTCGACCGAGATCGCGACGGCTTTGTCATGGGTGAGGGAGCTGGTGTGCTGGTGTTGGAGGAGTACGACAAAGCTATCGCACGTGGTGCAAGGATCTATGCGACCATCGACGGCATCGCCTCCACGGCCGACGCGTACCACATCACGCAACCCGCTCCTGGCGGCGCCGGAGCCTACAAGGCCATGCTGCTAGCGATCGAGGATGCAGGCATTACCGTCAATGACATCGCTCACATCAATGCCCACGGCACCTCAACTCCGATGAATGACCTCGCCGAGGCGACCGCAGTTCGATCGCTCTTTGGAGCACTCAACCCTCCGGTGACCTCAGTAAAGGGTGCGCTCGGGCATGCCCTTGGAGCAGCCGGCGGCCTTGAGGCGATCGCTGTCGCACTCACCTTCGCCCATCGACTCATCCCACCAACGGCGAACACCGTTGATCTGGACCCAGAGATCGATCTCGATGTGGTGCTAAAGGACCCGCGTCCCTTGCCAAAGGGCCACATCCTCTCAAACTCCTTCGGGTTCGGCGGTCACAATGCCTGCATCGTGTTCGGGCCACCTCCAGCCTAGGCATCGGAAGTTGCGAGCCCTTTCGGAGTAGGCATCCCATGGCGGGTAGGATAGACCCATGCCAATTGACAAACCCATTGCTCCCGAGCCGACAGCGAATCATGACTATGATGACGCCGCTGTCGGCTCCT is from Ferrimicrobium sp. and encodes:
- a CDS encoding beta-ketoacyl-ACP synthase II, whose translation is MRISYGDNPIFATHRVAVTGLGVVSGLGLDLASYWQGLLTPPPPGIRRAEGFDPTKWLSAKEIRRHDRYNQMGVAAADMALADAGNPTYPVDRVAVWMGTGVGGLESLENQVIVGHDRGYSRVSPFLVPLMMANSNAASISMRFGFQGPCETSVTACAASNHAIANAAHLVATGRVDMAVTGGAEAAITKTAAAGFVNMTATSKVDISRPFDRDRDGFVMGEGAGVLVLEEYDKAIARGARIYATIDGIASTADAYHITQPAPGGAGAYKAMLLAIEDAGITVNDIAHINAHGTSTPMNDLAEATAVRSLFGALNPPVTSVKGALGHALGAAGGLEAIAVALTFAHRLIPPTANTVDLDPEIDLDVVLKDPRPLPKGHILSNSFGFGGHNACIVFGPPPA
- the fabG gene encoding 3-oxoacyl-ACP reductase FabG — encoded protein: MSHVLITGAATGIGLASAQRLLADGHQVTATYHGTPLPPELAACSSVSLDITDATSIQTALKEAETQAGPIEVLVANAGSTHDTLLVRMDDEKFEEMLTTNLTSAFRLTKAVLPSMMRARRGRLIFISSIVALTGGPGQTNYAASKAGLIGFARSLVRELGSRNITANVILPGAIATKLLHDAGDNRRQQIEAQIPLGRVGQPDEVGAVVQFLASEGASYINGALITVDGGLGMGV
- the acpP gene encoding acyl carrier protein, with the translated sequence MDRQEAFGKFTECTVKVLGVNKDQVVESASFADDLDADSLDLVELIMALEDEFSVTVPESELEGVDTVGKAFDLVYGKLG